One genomic window of Sporosarcina ureae includes the following:
- a CDS encoding nitroreductase family protein codes for MSQNYEELLEVMQARKSVRKFDPNYTIDKNDITSMLEEAISAPSSSNLQPWRFLVIQDQELKKKINRFSFNQEQIETASAIIAVIGDTEMYHNIDEIYLSNLAAGNIDEENVQIQIQNAKAAYPNAPLEVRRNIATFDAGLVSMQLMLIAKARGFDTVPMGGFDKQQFAESFELESRYEPLVLIALGKAASPAYGSTRLPIDAITTYL; via the coding sequence ATGTCACAAAATTACGAAGAATTACTAGAAGTTATGCAAGCACGGAAATCTGTTAGAAAGTTCGATCCGAACTATACAATCGATAAAAACGATATTACGTCTATGCTGGAGGAGGCGATTTCCGCTCCTTCCTCAAGCAACTTACAGCCATGGCGTTTTCTTGTTATACAAGATCAAGAGTTAAAAAAGAAAATCAATCGCTTTTCATTCAATCAAGAACAAATCGAAACTGCATCCGCTATTATCGCCGTCATCGGTGATACAGAAATGTACCACAACATTGATGAGATCTATCTTTCCAATTTAGCTGCAGGAAATATAGATGAAGAGAATGTGCAGATTCAGATTCAAAATGCTAAAGCAGCTTATCCGAATGCTCCACTTGAAGTGAGACGTAATATCGCGACGTTTGATGCGGGTTTAGTTTCTATGCAGCTCATGTTGATTGCTAAGGCAAGAGGGTTCGATACTGTACCGATGGGTGGGTTTGATAAGCAACAATTTGCTGAGTCATTTGAACTTGAGTCACGCTACGAGCCACTAGTACTGATCGCGCTTGGAAAAGCTGCTTCACCTGCTTACGGTTCTACGCGTCTTCCTATTGATGCGATTACTACTTATTTGTAA
- the thiD gene encoding bifunctional hydroxymethylpyrimidine kinase/phosphomethylpyrimidine kinase: protein MIKRALTIAGSAARGGAGIQADLKTFQEFDVFGTTAVTAIVARNPRTGQSIFPQSWEAIEAQLVTIEEDIGIDAMKTGMLFTKEIILNVTKWIQQSDIQHIVVDPVMIGKMGSALLKDDAMKAMQNQLIPLATIITPNMPEASYLLGGMELTSVVDLKEAARRLFEFGPKFVLVKGGRLDGPAVDVLYDGEQFYLLEAPRIDTLNTNGAGCSYSAAIVAGLAKGQTVQAAVIEAKKFITAGIRHSLTFKQGVGPTYHAAYGKYDEMSCAVTIERACVQE from the coding sequence AGCAGATTTGAAAACATTCCAGGAGTTTGATGTATTCGGTACAACAGCAGTCACAGCGATTGTGGCAAGAAACCCACGTACTGGACAAAGTATATTTCCTCAATCTTGGGAAGCGATCGAAGCGCAATTGGTGACGATAGAAGAAGATATCGGTATAGATGCAATGAAGACGGGTATGTTGTTTACAAAAGAAATTATTCTCAATGTAACGAAATGGATACAGCAATCGGACATTCAACATATAGTAGTAGATCCAGTGATGATCGGAAAGATGGGCTCTGCGTTATTGAAAGACGATGCAATGAAAGCGATGCAAAATCAATTGATTCCTCTTGCCACGATTATTACGCCAAATATGCCTGAAGCTTCTTACTTATTGGGTGGAATGGAGTTGACATCTGTAGTGGATCTAAAAGAGGCTGCACGTCGGTTATTTGAATTTGGACCGAAGTTCGTATTAGTGAAAGGTGGAAGGTTGGATGGACCGGCAGTGGATGTGTTGTATGACGGCGAACAGTTTTACCTACTCGAAGCTCCAAGAATTGATACGCTGAATACGAATGGTGCAGGTTGCAGTTACTCTGCTGCCATTGTGGCAGGTTTGGCAAAGGGACAAACGGTGCAAGCTGCCGTGATTGAAGCGAAGAAGTTCATTACGGCAGGCATTCGCCATTCCCTGACATTCAAACAAGGTGTGGGGCCAACCTATCACGCGGCGTATGGTAAGTACGACGAGATGAGTTGTGCGGTAACTATTGAGCGAGCTTGCGTTCAGGAGTGA